A genomic window from Streptomyces sp. NBC_01429 includes:
- a CDS encoding S8 family peptidase, with the protein MAHLGSRRRRALALPVGLALTVSLGFLPAASASAAPAGGPTPVVTDGPKLSYVVNTYGGVLTAKSVAKAIDRAGGTVVTTYDRIGVTVATSQNPDFAKTVRRTPGVLSAGATRTAPLPSQSTTDIGTPQELTAEQVEAATAATAKASKAASARSGAADEPDPLEPLQWDLPAINADKAHQKTLGSSKVTVGVIDTGVDDTHPDLAPNFNRAASVNCVSGKPDTTDGAWRPTAGESPHGTHVAGEIAAAKNGIGVTGVAPGVKVAGIKASTPAGYFYAEAVVCSFVWAAEHGIDVTNNSYYTDPWYFNCLNDPDQKALVDAITRATRYAESKGTVNVAAAGNENYDLASHSIADSSSPNDSTPGDRVIDPAKCFDIPTQLPGVVTVASTGAKGLKSSFSNHGLGVIDVAAPGGDSTRYQTPAPPATSGLILGPLPGGSWGYMAGTSMASPHVAGVAALLKSTHPHASAAAIKALLKVQATPVVCPEAYDIDGDGEIDAVCTGGKNYNSFYGAGLVDALAAVRK; encoded by the coding sequence CTTCCTGCCCGCGGCCTCGGCGTCGGCCGCCCCCGCGGGCGGACCCACGCCGGTCGTGACGGACGGTCCGAAGCTGTCGTACGTGGTGAACACGTACGGCGGCGTCCTGACGGCCAAGTCGGTCGCGAAGGCGATAGACCGGGCCGGCGGCACGGTGGTGACGACCTATGACCGGATAGGCGTCACCGTCGCCACCTCGCAGAACCCGGACTTCGCGAAGACCGTGCGCAGGACCCCCGGTGTGCTGTCGGCCGGTGCCACCCGCACCGCGCCGCTGCCCTCGCAGTCGACCACGGACATCGGTACGCCCCAGGAGCTGACGGCCGAGCAGGTCGAGGCGGCGACGGCGGCCACGGCGAAGGCGTCGAAGGCGGCGTCCGCCAGGTCAGGCGCGGCGGACGAGCCGGACCCGCTGGAGCCGTTGCAGTGGGACCTGCCCGCCATCAACGCGGACAAGGCGCACCAGAAGACGCTGGGCAGCTCCAAGGTCACCGTCGGGGTCATCGACACGGGGGTCGACGACACCCACCCGGACCTCGCGCCGAACTTCAACCGCGCGGCGTCGGTCAACTGCGTGAGCGGCAAGCCCGACACGACGGACGGCGCCTGGCGGCCGACCGCCGGGGAGAGCCCGCACGGCACGCATGTGGCGGGCGAGATCGCCGCCGCGAAGAACGGCATCGGCGTCACCGGTGTGGCGCCGGGCGTGAAGGTGGCGGGCATCAAGGCGTCCACGCCGGCCGGCTACTTCTACGCCGAGGCCGTCGTGTGCAGCTTCGTCTGGGCCGCCGAGCACGGCATCGACGTGACGAACAACAGCTATTACACCGACCCGTGGTACTTCAACTGCCTGAACGACCCGGACCAGAAGGCCCTGGTCGACGCGATCACCCGGGCCACCCGGTACGCGGAGTCGAAGGGCACGGTCAACGTGGCCGCGGCGGGCAACGAGAACTACGACCTCGCGTCCCACTCGATCGCCGACTCGTCCAGCCCGAACGACTCCACCCCCGGTGACCGTGTCATCGACCCGGCCAAGTGCTTCGACATCCCGACCCAGCTGCCGGGTGTCGTCACGGTCGCCTCCACCGGTGCGAAGGGCCTGAAGTCGTCCTTCTCCAACCACGGTCTCGGCGTCATCGACGTCGCGGCCCCCGGTGGCGACTCCACCCGCTACCAGACCCCGGCTCCCCCGGCGACCAGCGGTCTGATCCTCGGCCCGCTGCCGGGCGGCTCGTGGGGCTACATGGCCGGTACGTCGATGGCCTCCCCGCATGTCGCGGGCGTGGCGGCGCTGCTGAAGTCGACGCACCCGCACGCGTCGGCGGCGGCCATCAAGGCGCTGCTGAAGGTCCAGGCCACCCCGGTGGTCTGCCCGGAGGCGTACGACATCGACGGTGACGGCGAGATCGACGCCGTGTGCACCGGCGGCAAGAACTACAACAGCTTCTACGGGGCGGGTCTGGTCGACGCCCTGGCGGCGGTACGCAAGTAG
- a CDS encoding NACHT domain-containing protein has translation MSGEREIPGLPRVGPATLTTEQALAGADRLLLRGAAGSGKSTLVQWLAVTAARRGFVPELADWNQCVPFVLRLRAFTASETLPVPEDFLRAAGVPLTPAGPWAESLLTEDRALVLVDGVDEVPTRLRARTEAWLKSLVAAFPRARYVVTTRPSAVPVDWLSGPGFMAHSLLPMEREALGSFVGHWHDAARLECRADDERGRLDTYEKSLMHAATTRRGLGRLATNPLMCALLCALNRDRRMQLPRAREELYDAALEMLLVRRDTEREIQGGEGVTLTRDEQTALLQRLAYWLIRNDQVEAARDEAVEMIGEWLAAMPQVAGEAEHVFQHLLIRGGLLREPVPGAVDFVHRTFQDYLGAKAAVESRDFGVLVSSAHDDQWDDVVRMAVGHARVDERARLLKGLPRRADRAPRLRNRLVLLAATCLEHAPELDPGVRGEVERRTGALVPPRGTRDAEELAKVGELGRRAAAGAGGAGQAHGGRGGANGGTHQGGRRPGRDLTVPGGCAAVGGRRGFRGMEFVRQRVVRQSYSVWPRLGAVLSVRPHHALALQLRPVRTCAEPGSAGRPGAPHHQS, from the coding sequence ATGAGCGGCGAGCGGGAGATCCCGGGGCTGCCGCGCGTCGGCCCCGCCACGCTCACCACCGAACAGGCCCTGGCGGGCGCGGACCGGCTGCTGCTGCGCGGGGCGGCCGGTTCGGGCAAGAGCACGCTGGTGCAGTGGCTGGCTGTGACCGCCGCCCGGCGCGGCTTCGTCCCCGAGCTGGCGGACTGGAACCAGTGCGTCCCCTTCGTCCTGCGGCTGCGCGCCTTCACCGCGTCGGAGACCCTCCCGGTGCCGGAGGACTTCCTGCGGGCGGCGGGGGTCCCGCTGACCCCGGCGGGACCCTGGGCGGAGTCCCTGCTGACGGAGGACCGGGCGCTGGTCCTGGTCGACGGCGTGGACGAGGTGCCGACGCGGCTGCGGGCGCGTACGGAAGCCTGGCTGAAGTCCCTGGTGGCGGCGTTCCCCAGGGCGCGGTACGTGGTGACGACCCGCCCGTCCGCCGTGCCCGTGGACTGGCTGTCCGGGCCGGGCTTCATGGCGCACTCGCTGCTGCCGATGGAACGGGAGGCGCTCGGCTCGTTCGTCGGCCACTGGCACGACGCGGCCCGGCTGGAGTGCCGCGCGGACGACGAGCGCGGGCGGCTCGACACGTACGAGAAGTCCCTCATGCACGCCGCGACCACGCGCCGTGGTCTGGGGCGGCTGGCGACGAACCCGCTGATGTGCGCGCTGCTCTGCGCCCTGAACCGGGACCGCCGGATGCAACTTCCGCGAGCGCGCGAGGAGTTGTATGACGCGGCGCTCGAAATGCTGCTGGTGCGAAGGGATACGGAACGCGAGATCCAGGGCGGCGAGGGCGTCACCCTCACCCGCGACGAGCAGACGGCCCTGCTCCAGCGCCTCGCGTACTGGCTGATCCGCAACGACCAGGTGGAGGCGGCGCGGGACGAGGCCGTGGAGATGATCGGCGAGTGGCTGGCCGCGATGCCGCAGGTGGCGGGCGAGGCGGAACACGTCTTCCAGCACCTGCTGATCCGCGGCGGCCTGCTCCGCGAACCGGTCCCGGGCGCCGTCGATTTCGTCCACCGCACCTTCCAGGACTACCTGGGCGCGAAGGCGGCGGTCGAGTCGAGGGACTTCGGCGTGCTGGTGAGCAGCGCGCACGACGACCAGTGGGACGACGTGGTGCGGATGGCGGTGGGCCACGCGCGCGTGGACGAACGGGCGCGCCTGCTGAAGGGGTTGCCGCGACGGGCCGACCGCGCGCCCCGGCTGCGCAACCGGCTGGTGCTGCTGGCGGCCACCTGCCTGGAGCACGCGCCGGAGCTGGATCCGGGGGTACGGGGCGAGGTGGAGCGGCGGACGGGCGCGCTGGTGCCGCCGCGCGGGACGCGGGACGCGGAGGAGCTGGCGAAGGTCGGGGAACTGGGTCGTCGAGCTGCTGCCGGGGCCGGAGGGGCTGGACAAGCGCACGGCGGGCGCGGTGGTGCGAACGGCGGCACTCATCAAGGGGGACGCCGCCCTGGCCGTGATCTCACGGTTCCGGGAGGATGCGCGGCCGTGGGCGGCCGACGAGGTTTCCGAGGCATGGAGTTCGTTCGACAGCGCGTCGTACGCCAAAGCTATTCTGTCTGGCCACGGCTGGGAGCGGTGCTATCTGTCCGTCCGCACCACGCTCTGGCTCTTCAGCTGCGGCCGGTCAGGACCTGCGCTGAACCTGGCTCCGCCGGCCGGCCTGGAGCACCTCACCATCAGTCCTGA
- a CDS encoding DEDDh family exonuclease, which produces MTMLDDQTTAATWPTAYPEGYAVVDVETTGLARDDRIVSAAVYRLDSRGNVEDHWYTLVNPERDPGPVWIHGLTTDVLADAPLFPEIAGALAERLDGRVLVAHNAIFDWSMIAREYARAERTAPTRQRLCTIALSKELELPLPNHKLETLAAHFGVVQERAHHALDDARVLAESFRPSLHAAARGGVRLPLLECRPLTEWSDAPARPRVGYQASYRQSSWRASRKRPACPYPNPGRYEPGGRLRQGMRVAFSGDTSVDRELLEDRAVEAGLHVATSVSRLTSLLVTNDPDSSTSKTVKAASFGTPVIDEAAFTQLLRDVAPAAERG; this is translated from the coding sequence GTGACCATGCTCGACGACCAAACGACAGCAGCGACCTGGCCGACCGCCTACCCCGAGGGGTACGCGGTCGTCGACGTCGAGACCACCGGGCTCGCCCGCGACGACCGGATAGTCTCCGCTGCCGTCTACCGCCTGGATTCCCGGGGCAACGTCGAGGACCACTGGTACACCCTGGTCAACCCGGAGCGCGATCCGGGACCGGTGTGGATCCATGGGCTGACGACCGATGTCCTGGCGGACGCCCCGCTCTTCCCCGAGATCGCCGGTGCGCTGGCGGAGCGGCTCGACGGGCGGGTGCTGGTGGCGCACAACGCGATCTTCGACTGGTCGATGATCGCCAGGGAGTACGCGCGCGCCGAGCGGACCGCGCCCACCCGGCAGCGGCTGTGCACCATCGCGCTCTCCAAGGAGCTGGAGCTGCCGCTGCCCAACCACAAGTTGGAGACGCTCGCCGCGCACTTCGGTGTCGTGCAGGAGCGCGCGCACCACGCGCTGGACGACGCGCGCGTGCTGGCCGAGTCGTTCCGGCCGAGTCTGCACGCGGCGGCCAGGGGCGGCGTACGGCTGCCGCTGCTGGAGTGCCGGCCGCTCACCGAGTGGTCCGACGCGCCCGCCAGGCCCCGGGTCGGCTATCAGGCGTCGTACCGGCAGTCGAGCTGGCGGGCGTCGCGCAAGCGGCCGGCCTGTCCGTATCCGAACCCCGGACGGTACGAGCCGGGCGGGCGGCTGCGGCAGGGGATGCGGGTGGCGTTCTCGGGCGACACCTCCGTCGACCGCGAGCTGCTGGAGGACCGGGCCGTGGAGGCGGGGCTGCATGTCGCGACGAGTGTGTCGCGGCTGACCAGTCTGCTGGTGACCAACGACCCGGACTCGTCCACGTCGAAGACGGTCAAGGCTGCCTCGTTCGGCACACCGGTGATCGACGAGGCGGCCTTCACCCAGTTGCTGCGGGACGTGGCACCGGCGGCCGAGCGGGGATGA
- a CDS encoding VIT1/CCC1 transporter family protein, whose product MTDTTTHEGEPHSGALGSRLNWLRAAVLGANDGIVSTAGIVVGVAGATGSRTTLLTAGLAGLLAGSMSMAAGEYVSVSTQRDSEKAALDLERRELREQPQAELDELTGMLADRGLSEDVAREAAEQLTRRDALRAHARVELGIDPDALTNPWHAAGASFLAFTAGALLPLLAMVLPPASLRLTVTVVSVLAALALTGWGSARLGATALRPALLRNTGGGALAMGVTYAAGTLLGAAGV is encoded by the coding sequence GTGACCGACACCACCACCCACGAGGGCGAACCGCACAGCGGCGCCCTCGGCTCCCGCCTCAACTGGCTGCGCGCCGCGGTCCTCGGCGCCAACGACGGCATCGTCTCCACCGCCGGCATCGTGGTCGGCGTGGCCGGGGCCACCGGTTCGCGCACCACTCTCCTGACGGCCGGTCTCGCCGGGCTGCTGGCCGGGTCGATGTCGATGGCGGCGGGGGAGTACGTATCGGTGTCCACCCAGCGCGACTCGGAGAAGGCCGCGCTGGACCTGGAGCGCCGCGAACTGCGCGAGCAGCCGCAGGCCGAACTCGACGAACTCACCGGGATGCTGGCCGACCGCGGCCTCTCCGAGGACGTCGCGCGCGAGGCGGCGGAACAACTCACCCGCCGCGACGCCCTGCGGGCCCACGCGCGCGTGGAACTGGGCATCGACCCCGACGCCCTCACCAACCCCTGGCACGCGGCGGGCGCCAGCTTCCTCGCCTTCACGGCGGGCGCGCTGCTGCCGCTGCTCGCGATGGTCCTGCCCCCGGCCTCCCTGCGGCTGACGGTCACGGTCGTCTCCGTACTGGCCGCGCTCGCCCTGACGGGCTGGGGCAGCGCCCGCCTCGGCGCGACGGCGCTGCGCCCGGCGCTGCTGCGGAACACGGGGGGCGGGGCGCTGGCGATGGGGGTGACGTACGCGGCGGGGACGTTGCTGGGGGCGGCGGGGGTCTAG